One genomic window of Prosthecobacter algae includes the following:
- a CDS encoding DUF5722 domain-containing protein, whose product MLRLFIACLFSVSVFAAPNAEPFPTPPSIKGLQVQMVPDALELGIHHAGININLTALPDLAKKPGNPTHTVEGQTFAFNAAYLASLDRQIKPLSDKGVAVYLILIAYPSKEAVRDALVIHPRARADYKYSVGAFNSVTPEGRLWLRAVTEYLAARWSGDQPQHGRVWGWIVGNEVNSHWLWYNLGKMPLAEAASHYENAFRIVHQAIRTASAHARLYISFDHHWAVSMHGISAEEATPGRDYLDTFARLVRERGDIDWHVAWHPYPEDLGNPRAWADKSVTNDDTTPKVTFKNLQVLPKHLEQKELLYQGQPRRIILSEQGFHTLLTPEGEKLQAAAYAYAWEKCLTLPTVDAFIYHRHVDHAQEGGLRLGLWRNAPGSIADPHSKKAIWELFQKAGTPEWKAAAAPLLPVTGLKDWTQP is encoded by the coding sequence ATGCTCCGCCTTTTCATTGCCTGCCTTTTCTCGGTCTCCGTTTTTGCTGCGCCAAACGCGGAACCTTTCCCCACACCTCCCAGCATCAAAGGACTGCAGGTGCAGATGGTGCCGGATGCCTTGGAACTGGGCATCCACCATGCGGGAATCAACATCAACCTCACCGCCCTGCCGGACCTAGCGAAGAAACCTGGCAATCCCACGCATACGGTGGAAGGGCAGACCTTCGCCTTTAACGCCGCTTATCTGGCCAGTCTGGATAGACAAATCAAACCCCTATCGGACAAAGGCGTCGCCGTTTACCTCATCCTCATCGCTTACCCTTCGAAGGAAGCTGTGCGTGATGCTTTGGTGATTCATCCCCGGGCCCGTGCGGACTACAAATACAGCGTTGGTGCCTTTAACAGCGTGACTCCCGAAGGACGGCTCTGGCTTAGGGCGGTGACGGAATACCTGGCGGCGCGTTGGTCGGGGGACCAGCCACAGCATGGCCGTGTGTGGGGATGGATCGTGGGCAATGAGGTCAATTCTCACTGGCTCTGGTACAACCTCGGCAAGATGCCACTGGCCGAGGCGGCCAGCCATTATGAAAATGCCTTTCGCATCGTCCATCAGGCCATTCGCACCGCCTCCGCACACGCACGTCTCTACATTTCCTTCGATCATCACTGGGCAGTTTCCATGCATGGCATCAGCGCGGAGGAGGCCACCCCTGGCCGTGATTACCTGGACACATTTGCCCGACTCGTGCGCGAGCGTGGAGACATAGATTGGCATGTCGCTTGGCACCCCTACCCGGAGGACCTGGGCAATCCACGGGCCTGGGCGGACAAGAGCGTAACCAACGATGATACCACGCCAAAAGTGACTTTCAAAAACCTCCAAGTCCTACCGAAGCATCTGGAACAAAAGGAACTGCTTTATCAGGGGCAGCCCCGCCGCATCATCCTGTCAGAGCAGGGCTTTCACACGCTGCTCACGCCGGAGGGGGAAAAGCTCCAGGCCGCCGCTTATGCTTACGCGTGGGAAAAATGTCTCACTCTGCCCACGGTGGATGCGTTCATCTACCATCGTCATGTGGATCACGCGCAGGAGGGCGGTCTGCGTTTAGGTCTCTGGCGCAATGCGCCCGGGAGCATCGCCGATCCTCATAGCAAAAAAGCCATCTGGGAACTGTTTCAGAAAGCCGGGACGCCTGAGTGGAAAGCCGCCGCCGCTCCACTGCTGCCAGTCACGGGATTGAAGGATTGGACTCAGCCTTAA